The Bacteroidota bacterium genome segment TAGTTTTTTGTCCAATCTACTATCATATCTACTGTGGTGGAGATATTGAGCTTGGGTTGCCAGTTGAGTTTGTTTACGGATTTTGAAATATCTAGTTTTAGCAATCCTGCTTCGTGAAGTTTGTTTGGGTTTTCGGGAGTATGATAGTCGCCGCTACCCCAACTTGCTATTAATAATTTTATTAGTGCTTCAACGGGTAAGTTGTCCTGTGACCAAGGGCCAAAATTATAGGCTTCTGCAAATTCTGTTGGGTGAGTATATAGTTTTTGTCCCAATAATAAATAGCCGCCCAAGGGTTCTAATACATGCTGCCAAGGCCTTACGGCTTCGGGGTTTCGCACTTGTAGTGGTTCGTTATTCGCAAGTGCCTTTAGTAAATCTGGAACTATGCGATTCACTGCAAAGTCACCACCGCCTATTACATTTCCTGCACGTGCACTTGCTATAGCTTTATGATGTCTATTATAATGTTCGAGATTAAAAAAAGACCTTCTATATGATTGTATAATAATCTCACAAGCGGCTTTACTGGAGCTGTATGGATCGTGTCCGCCTAAATGATCTGTTTCCCGATAGGGATATATCCACTCGTTATTTTCATATACTTTGTCGGTAGTAATACATACAACTGCACAGGGTTTTTCTAGGAAACGAACGGCATCCAATAAGTGGACTGTACCCATTACATTGGTATCGAAAGTTTCTATTGGTTGCTCGTATGAGGCAAGTACCAAAGGCTGAGCTGCCAAATGAAAAATAAGATCTGGTTGAAAGTTTAGTATTTCTTGTTTGAAAAGTTCACGGTTACGGATATCACCTATATAGGAATCTATCTGTAAATCTTTTTCTATCAATTTATATAATGATGGATTTTCTGGTTCCAAGGCATATCCTTTTATTTGGGCACCCATCATCTTCAACCACACACATAGCCAAGAACCCTTGAAACCGGTATGACCAGTAACAAGTATTTTTTTGTTTTGATATATGTTTTTTAGTTCGTGCATTTTTTTGTATGTTATAACTTTTGGAAAGTTAATTTGGAATTACTCCCACAATTTCCATTCGGCTTGTTTATTTTCCCATAAATCGTTCAAATCGTTTTTGTCTTTTAGTGTATCCATTGGTCTCCAAAATCCTTGGTGTTTGAAAGCATTCAATTGACCTGTATTTGCTAAGGTTTCCAAAGGTGCTTTTTCCCAAATATCATAATCGTGGTTGAGTAATTTGAATATTTCGGGTTGGCAAACAAAGAAACCACCATTGATCCAAGTTCCACCCTCAGTTGGTTTTTCATGGAATTGAGAAACCGCACCGCTTGGTTCTATATCAATCACCCCAAATCGACCAACTGGTTGAACCGTGGTAAGTGTGCAATGTTTGCCACTATTTTTATGTGATTCGATAAGGGCGGGAATATCAATATTGCCAACGCCATCGCCATAGGTGAGCAAGAAAGGTCTATTATCGAGATAAGGCTCCACACGTTTAATGCGGCCTCCCGTCAAGGTGTCATTACCCGTATCAACGATTGTTACTTTCCATGGGTCAATTTCACTTTTATGATATTCGATGGCATTGTTTTTTAAGTCGACTGTAATGCTTGTATTATGCAATACATAATTGGCAAAATATTCTTTGATGAAATAATTTTTGTAGCCGGCACATATCACAAAATCGTTGAACCCAAAATGACTATATATTTTCATGATATGCCACAAGATAGGTTTGCCGCCTATTTCTACCATGGGTTTGGGCCTCATTCCGGTTTCTTCGCTGAGGCGTGTTCCAAGTCCGCCTGCCAATATCACAACTTTCATATTATAATACTCTTTTTGTTTTGACCCAATTTTTAATATATTCCGCTATCTCGGTTGTAGGCGTGCCCGGTGGGAATAATTGACCCACACCCATTTCTTTCAAATTTTGCATATCAGCATTCGGAATAATTCCACCGCCCGTGAGTAGCACATCGTCCATTCCTTCTTGCTTCATGAGTCCGATAATTTTTGGGAATACGGTATTGTGTGCTCCCGATAAAATGCTCACCCCTATTACATCCACATCTTCTTGCAAAGCGGCCTTTACCACCATTTCGGGGGTTTGGCGTAAACCTGTATATATCACCTCCATGCCCGCATCACGCAGCGAGGTGGCAATCACCTTGGCTCCCCGATCATGGCCATCTAATCCCACTTTTGCTACTAATACTCTGATAGGTCGTTCCATTTTTACGGGGCAAATTTATGCGTAAATGTGGCAGTTTGTATTTTTTGGAAAGAAGAGTGCTTGTATATACAGATATTTGCACCTCGAAATATGAAATTATTACTCAAATATTTAAAGCCCTATCAGAAAACATTAATCGTTACCTTGATATTGGCTGCCATCAACCAATGCTTCTCTTTACTTGACCCAATGATAGCGGGACAAATACTCAATGAAATAGTTCTGAAGTATGATAAGTTATCTCGTGAAGATTATATGCACCTTGCTTTTTTATTTTTAGGTCTGTCGGTAGGAGTTGCTTTGGTATCAAGAGTAGCTAAAAATATTCAAGACTATTATACGAATGTTATCATTCAAAAAATGGGAGCGGATATTTATGCTAAAGGCTTGAAACACTCTTTGCAATTGCCGTTTCAAACCTTTGAAGACCAACGAAGCGGCGAAACTTTGTCAGTTTTACAAAAAGTAAGAACAGATTCTGAAAGACTAATTACTTCTTTTATTAGTGTTGTTTTTTCAACTTTGGTGGGTATTGTTTTTATTATGATTTATGCTATTAGCAAAAGCTGGAAGATTGCCGCTATTTATGTCGTAGCGATAGCTGTGGTAGGTATTATCAGTTCTATCCTTGGCCGAAAAATTAAAATCATGCAAAAGAAAATTGTGGGTGAAACTACAGCATTGGCAGGTAGTACCACTGAGTCGTTGCGTAATATTGAGTTGGTAAAAAGTTTGGGATTGGCCGATCAGGAAATATCCCGATTGAATCGCACCACCTTTAAAATTTTGGGTCTAGAATTAAAGAAAGTAAAGTATATAAGGAGCCTGAGTTTTTTGCAGGGAACTACCGTGCAACTTACCCGCAGTATTATGCTGCTGATGTTATTGGTATTGATTTTTGGCCGTGAGATTTTGCCTGGGGATTATCTTACTTTTATGTTTTATTCTTTCTTTTTGTTTGGTCCTTTGCAAGAGTTTGGAAATATTATTATCATGCAACGTGAGGCAGAAATATCTCTGGCAAATTTCAAAAAAATTATTGATACACCTATTGAAGCCAAACCTCAAAATCCGGTAGAAACAGGGCATTTAAAAGAGATTAGATTTACGGATGTGTCATACCGCCACCAAACAGCACAGCACGATGCGGTTTCTAATATATCCTTCGAAGCCAAACAGGGTGAAACCATTGCTTTTGTTGGACCTTCTGGTGCTGGCAAAACTACCCTAGTAAAACTATTAGTGGGATTATATAAACCTGCAAATGGCAAAATATATTATAATGGTATAGGTGCCGATGAGGTGGATATGGATGCATTTCGCCATCGTATAGGTTTTGTTACGCAAGATGCCCAATTGTTTTCGGGAACTATTCGTGAAAATATGGAATTTGTAAAACCTGATGCCACAGGCGAACAAATAATGGATGTATTAAATAAATCTAGCTGCCAAAATTTATTGGCTCGAGCTGAAAAAGGAATTGATACCAATATTGGTGAAAACGGAATGAAAATTTCTGGAGGAGAAAAACAACGCATCTCCATCGCCCGTGCTTTGTTACGTGACCCACAATTATTAATTTTTGACGAAGCAACCTCTTCATTAGATTCGCTTACCGAGGATGAAATTAGTCAAACTGTAAAACAAATCAGTATCGACCGTCAGCAAATAACGGTTATGATTGCACACAGACTAAGTACTATTATGCATGCCAATAAAATATATGTTTTGGAAAGGGGACAGGTTGTTGAAACAGGAAAACATGAAGATTTACTTGCCGAAAAAGGATTATATTATGCAATGTGGAGGCAGCAGATAGGGGAACGGAAACGTGAGGTTGTGATGGCCGCTAAATAATTACGAATTATTTTTAGAGAATTTCAAATTACCAATTACGAATTACGATGAAAGAAGATAAGGTAGTACAGATAAAAAGTTATGCATTTGCGATTCTTATAATTAATACTTATCGTTATTTGACTGAAAAAAGAAGGAATATGTTCTATCGAAACAAATACTCCGACGCGGAACTTCAATAGATGCAAACATTGAAGAAGGGATTGGAGGACAAAGCGAAAAAGACTTCTTTGCTAAAATCACTATTGCTTATAAAGAAACTAGAGAATGTAAATATTGAATAAGATTATTATATGATACAAATTATTTAGAAAAAGAAAAAGCAAATGATTTACTAAAAGAAGTAGATGAATTGTTAAAAATTATAGGCAGTATACAAAAATAAATGAAGACAAAACTCAAAATATAAATACGAATTACGAATGCTAAATTATGAGTACGGTTGCCGTAATTCGTAATTCGTCACTCGTAATTTTTTCTAATGAAAAACATTCGCTCTTATAATATAGAACAACTTGAAAAACTTATGGAGGAATTGGGCGAAAGGTCTGATTCGCTGAGGAGAGCAAGAAGGATATACAATTACCTATGGAAGAAAAATATATCAGCGTTTGATGAAATAGAGGAACTCCCTCAATATATTATCGAGCATCTAAAAGAATATTATATACTTGCAAAGGTGAGTATACATTCGCAACAAAAAAGTAGTGATGGAACTATTAAGTATGCACTCAAATTGTATGATGGAAATATTGTAGAAGGCGTATTGATACCTACAGAAACAAGGATGACAGCCTGCATCAGCAGCCAAGTTGGTTGTAGTTTAACTTGTAAATTTTGTGCTACAGGAAAAATGGAACGTGTCCGCAATTTGGATTATTGGGAAATATATGATCAGGTTTTTATTATAAAAGAACAAGCATTGCTGCATTATAATATGGATCTTACAAATATTGTATATATGGGTATGGGCGAACCTTTATTAAACTATGATAATGTTTTGAAAAGTACAGTGATGTGTATATCAAATGACGGACTTGGATTATCGCATAACAGAATAACAGTTTCCACTGCGGGCATTGCAAAGATGATTAAAAAATTGGCTGATGATGATGTGAAATTTAATTTAGCCGTATCGCTGCATGCCCCCAACGACGAGAAACGCAGCCACATGATGCCGATTAATGATAGCAATAATTTGCAAGTATTGGAAGAAGCATTATTATACTTTTGCAATAAGACAGAAGAAAAAGTAATGTTGGAATATATAGTTTTTAATAACTTTAATGACAACCCCGAAGATGCGGAAGAACTCAGCAGTTTTTCACAACGAGTTCCGAGCAAAATAAATCTAATAGAATATAATTCCATTGGTGATAATGAATTTGTAAACTCCGCTGAAGATCGTTTAAAAATATTTAAAGATATATTATATAAAAACAAATGCACCGTAATGACCCGCCGCAGCCGTGGAAAGGATATTGATGCGGCTTGCGGACAGTTGGCGAATAAGTAGTTTTTTTAACCACAGAGTTGCACAGAGTAATAACGCACAGAGTTGCAATAAGTTTTTTACTTAATCTCAGTGTAATTCTGTGCCACACACTGTGTAACTCCGTGGTTAAATGTTTTGCAATCTAAAACTTCTATTTTACTTTTGACCCAATGGCCAGATTTATTTTAATACTATTATTGGCGATTCCTTTTTGGGGTTGGGGGCAGACAAGGGAAATGACTCCCGAAAGATATAATGATGATGCAAAAAAGTATAAAATAAAAAGGGAAAGTATTTATCAAGAGAAGTCATTTAAGAGTATTAAGGAATATGATATTATACCAATTCTTAACCTAAAATAGTCTTTGGACTATTTTAGGTTAAGAATGGTAATGCCGAACTACATCCCGAAAGCCCCGCTTAATCCCGATAATTATCGGGATGCGGGGGAATTAGTCCCTTTCTCTTGGACTATTATATATTGAGTTTCGGTATTAAAGGTAGAATTACTAAGAATGACTATTTAGAATGTATACCTTCAAAAAGGAGAGACCGATATAAATCAAATACAATACAAGAGTATTATTCATTAAATGATTCAGGAACATTAAATTGTGTTAATAGCTATTCTGAAAATAAATGGATTGGAGCCCATCTAGAAAGAAATATTTTTGATTCATTAGGAAATAAAATTTCTTATGAATCTTGGAATACCAGCGATAGTAATATATGGTATTCTCAAAAATATTATTATGATAACAAATCGGGCAAAATAGATTCTTTTATCTCCACTGCAAGTAAATATAATAGCAATAAGGTCTACTATTCTAATATAGAAAATGGAATGAGGTTAGAGATTTTCGAATATTTCCCATATAATAAAGTGTGGAAAACCATTCGTAATATAACCTGTAGTGATACTTTAATTGAATCAATAGATTCTTTATTTAGAAGTGATAAACTTAACAAAATTGATAGAAGCAAACAATATTTTTCTAATCAAAAGCAAATATATAAAGAGAAAGACCACGCTAAATACTATTATAAATATTACCCGAATGGACTCATAAGAGAATGCACTTATTTTAATGGAATAGATAACAGAATAAAATATATATACGAATACTATAAATAGTACATTTCCCATTATTTTTGCACCACCAAATTATGAGTATACCCGCATTTACCTTAAGCAAACAATATACCTTAGCCGAGATAAACGACCGCTGCAAAAACACGCTGAACGAGCACCTGGGCATGGAGTTTATTGAGCTAGGCGAAAATTTTTTAAAAGCCCGCATGCCTGTTGATCATCGTACTTGCCAGCCCCTGGGATTGTTGAATGGGGGAGCATCATTGGCATTAGCAGAAAGCACGGGAAGTATGGCTGCAAACTTATGTTTAGACCGCGAAAAATATGTAGCCTTAGGCTTGGATATTAATGGCAATCATCTCAAGTCGGTGAAGGGAGGATATGTGTATGCCATTGCCACGCCTTTTCATTTGGGCAAAAGTACGCATGTGTGGCAAATACGCATTGAAGACGAAGAAGGCAACTTGGCATGCATTTGCCGTTTAACTATGGCTGTGGTGGAAGTTCAAAAACTAAAAAACTCCTAATTGGAACAAGAGGCTTTTATAGCGAGTCGCTTGCCTGGCAAAGAAACTGTTTTTTATCGAGGTAAAATTTCGTACTCCGAGAATTATATATTTGCTCCAAGAGAATTGGTATTTGTTGTTAAACCTTTTCAACTTTATACAGGATTATATATTATAAACGATTTGCAGCCTATAGCATCTGCTGGCTTTGAGTGCTATTATAGTACAAATATCAGCACACAAGATTCTCAAGAAGACTATAATACCGTTTTTCAAAAAACATATACTGAAATCCTCTTAGATTCGGGATTAAAAAAAGTTGTTTTGTCACGCACCAAAACGAGGGACAAACCTGCAGATTTAATAAA includes the following:
- the rfbG gene encoding CDP-glucose 4,6-dehydratase gives rise to the protein MHELKNIYQNKKILVTGHTGFKGSWLCVWLKMMGAQIKGYALEPENPSLYKLIEKDLQIDSYIGDIRNRELFKQEILNFQPDLIFHLAAQPLVLASYEQPIETFDTNVMGTVHLLDAVRFLEKPCAVVCITTDKVYENNEWIYPYRETDHLGGHDPYSSSKAACEIIIQSYRRSFFNLEHYNRHHKAIASARAGNVIGGGDFAVNRIVPDLLKALANNEPLQVRNPEAVRPWQHVLEPLGGYLLLGQKLYTHPTEFAEAYNFGPWSQDNLPVEALIKLLIASWGSGDYHTPENPNKLHEAGLLKLDISKSVNKLNWQPKLNISTTVDMIVDWTKNYTHQNPFELCKKQVEGYVNN
- the rfbF gene encoding glucose-1-phosphate cytidylyltransferase, encoding MKVVILAGGLGTRLSEETGMRPKPMVEIGGKPILWHIMKIYSHFGFNDFVICAGYKNYFIKEYFANYVLHNTSITVDLKNNAIEYHKSEIDPWKVTIVDTGNDTLTGGRIKRVEPYLDNRPFLLTYGDGVGNIDIPALIESHKNSGKHCTLTTVQPVGRFGVIDIEPSGAVSQFHEKPTEGGTWINGGFFVCQPEIFKLLNHDYDIWEKAPLETLANTGQLNAFKHQGFWRPMDTLKDKNDLNDLWENKQAEWKLWE
- a CDS encoding cobalamin B12-binding domain-containing protein; translation: MERPIRVLVAKVGLDGHDRGAKVIATSLRDAGMEVIYTGLRQTPEMVVKAALQEDVDVIGVSILSGAHNTVFPKIIGLMKQEGMDDVLLTGGGIIPNADMQNLKEMGVGQLFPPGTPTTEIAEYIKNWVKTKRVL
- a CDS encoding ABC transporter ATP-binding protein: MKLLLKYLKPYQKTLIVTLILAAINQCFSLLDPMIAGQILNEIVLKYDKLSREDYMHLAFLFLGLSVGVALVSRVAKNIQDYYTNVIIQKMGADIYAKGLKHSLQLPFQTFEDQRSGETLSVLQKVRTDSERLITSFISVVFSTLVGIVFIMIYAISKSWKIAAIYVVAIAVVGIISSILGRKIKIMQKKIVGETTALAGSTTESLRNIELVKSLGLADQEISRLNRTTFKILGLELKKVKYIRSLSFLQGTTVQLTRSIMLLMLLVLIFGREILPGDYLTFMFYSFFLFGPLQEFGNIIIMQREAEISLANFKKIIDTPIEAKPQNPVETGHLKEIRFTDVSYRHQTAQHDAVSNISFEAKQGETIAFVGPSGAGKTTLVKLLVGLYKPANGKIYYNGIGADEVDMDAFRHRIGFVTQDAQLFSGTIRENMEFVKPDATGEQIMDVLNKSSCQNLLARAEKGIDTNIGENGMKISGGEKQRISIARALLRDPQLLIFDEATSSLDSLTEDEISQTVKQISIDRQQITVMIAHRLSTIMHANKIYVLERGQVVETGKHEDLLAEKGLYYAMWRQQIGERKREVVMAAK
- the rlmN gene encoding 23S rRNA (adenine(2503)-C(2))-methyltransferase RlmN, giving the protein MKNIRSYNIEQLEKLMEELGERSDSLRRARRIYNYLWKKNISAFDEIEELPQYIIEHLKEYYILAKVSIHSQQKSSDGTIKYALKLYDGNIVEGVLIPTETRMTACISSQVGCSLTCKFCATGKMERVRNLDYWEIYDQVFIIKEQALLHYNMDLTNIVYMGMGEPLLNYDNVLKSTVMCISNDGLGLSHNRITVSTAGIAKMIKKLADDDVKFNLAVSLHAPNDEKRSHMMPINDSNNLQVLEEALLYFCNKTEEKVMLEYIVFNNFNDNPEDAEELSSFSQRVPSKINLIEYNSIGDNEFVNSAEDRLKIFKDILYKNKCTVMTRRSRGKDIDAACGQLANK
- a CDS encoding hotdog fold thioesterase — protein: MSIPAFTLSKQYTLAEINDRCKNTLNEHLGMEFIELGENFLKARMPVDHRTCQPLGLLNGGASLALAESTGSMAANLCLDREKYVALGLDINGNHLKSVKGGYVYAIATPFHLGKSTHVWQIRIEDEEGNLACICRLTMAVVEVQKLKNS